A region from the Blastocatellia bacterium genome encodes:
- a CDS encoding tetratricopeptide repeat protein, which yields MPAARPIIVFPFENRTAQQLDYNWVGESCALMLTELLASANVPTVNADDRRWLYRQMGFSDAAVLSQASAIQIAEAAASRYAALGSYEISGVRGQERILIRARLLDLDQGRWVGPEIQSGGPLSDLLQLQAAIAWEISSRSYPGVSVSMADFSKAVQQIPLPAYSAYVKARMVEDPATRMRLLTIALNEYARAKVGGPFVPALFEMGRLYFERREYAEALRWLRQVPSTAPVFEESLFYRGLCEYFAGDRAAAQATYQMLVERLPLADVYNNLAAIELENQLLGQALAHYSAAVARAPEDPDIRFNYGYGLWLAGDFENAVVQFRHVLRRRLADGEAHFLLGRSLQKLGRSDEAQGPLAQARHYLPRASDWEKVEKPPVAVRLKTTFNRAALFSLRRPGATIAVTRQMHRNETEGALNEAEALIAAGRDQQALDLLAKVLHAAPMSARAHFLAGGIHERQGNVAQAVSSFQAAIFWDSTFIPAYLRLARIYLTVGQRESARRLIEQVLRMDPGNAEAASLQKTLTGLLQTPKP from the coding sequence TTGCCGGCGGCGCGTCCCATCATAGTCTTTCCGTTTGAGAATCGAACGGCGCAACAGCTTGATTACAACTGGGTGGGCGAAAGTTGCGCCCTCATGCTCACGGAGTTATTGGCTTCGGCCAATGTCCCGACCGTCAATGCCGATGATCGGCGCTGGTTGTACCGGCAGATGGGATTTTCCGATGCAGCGGTTTTATCTCAGGCGTCGGCGATTCAGATTGCCGAAGCGGCAGCCTCTCGATATGCCGCCTTGGGATCCTATGAGATCAGTGGGGTACGAGGTCAGGAGCGAATCCTTATCCGGGCGCGGCTTCTGGACCTTGACCAGGGAAGGTGGGTCGGTCCGGAAATTCAATCGGGAGGACCTCTGAGCGATTTGCTTCAGCTCCAAGCGGCCATTGCCTGGGAGATCAGCTCACGGAGTTATCCGGGCGTATCAGTATCAATGGCCGACTTCAGCAAGGCCGTCCAGCAAATCCCATTGCCCGCTTATAGCGCCTATGTAAAAGCCCGGATGGTGGAGGACCCGGCAACTCGGATGCGATTGTTAACGATAGCCCTGAACGAGTACGCCCGGGCGAAAGTGGGCGGTCCCTTTGTGCCCGCCCTCTTTGAAATGGGGCGACTTTATTTCGAGCGCAGGGAGTACGCCGAGGCCTTGCGATGGCTGCGGCAAGTCCCTTCCACTGCCCCTGTCTTCGAGGAATCTCTCTTCTACCGGGGATTGTGTGAGTATTTCGCCGGGGACCGAGCGGCCGCTCAGGCAACGTATCAGATGCTCGTCGAACGACTCCCTCTGGCCGATGTCTACAACAATCTCGCGGCGATAGAGCTGGAGAATCAGCTCCTCGGTCAGGCCCTGGCTCATTATTCGGCGGCTGTCGCACGAGCGCCTGAAGATCCCGACATTCGGTTTAACTATGGGTATGGCCTGTGGCTGGCGGGGGATTTTGAGAATGCCGTTGTACAATTCCGTCACGTTCTTCGACGCCGCCTCGCTGATGGCGAAGCTCATTTTCTCCTCGGGCGGAGTCTCCAGAAGCTGGGGCGTTCGGACGAAGCTCAAGGCCCTCTGGCTCAGGCGCGGCATTACCTTCCGCGGGCCAGCGACTGGGAAAAAGTCGAGAAGCCACCGGTCGCCGTGCGACTGAAGACCACGTTCAATCGCGCCGCCCTTTTCTCCCTTCGGCGGCCCGGTGCAACAATAGCCGTGACCCGTCAGATGCACCGCAATGAAACCGAAGGTGCTCTCAATGAAGCTGAGGCTTTGATTGCTGCCGGACGAGATCAGCAGGCCCTGGATCTTCTCGCTAAGGTGCTTCATGCTGCGCCGATGAGCGCGCGGGCCCATTTTCTGGCCGGGGGCATCCATGAGAGGCAGGGAAACGTAGCCCAGGCCGTGTCCTCATTTCAGGCCGCTATCTTCTGGGATTCTACGTTCATTCCCGCCTATCTTCGCCTGGCCCGGATTTACCTGACTGTTGGTCAACGCGAGTCAGCTCGTCGTCTGATCGAGCAGGTGTTGCGCATGGACCCGGGGAACGCTGAGGCCGCTTCCCTTCAAAAGACACTCACGGGACTGCTGCAAACTCCCAAACCCTAA